In the genome of Microcoleus vaginatus PCC 9802, the window TTGCCTCGGGTTCAATTCGCTGCACGAACCCTTTAACAACTGAATCGGCAGAACGGTCTTCGGGGTCGCAAACCATCGAAAACGACCACACGTATCGCTTGCCAACTTCCAGGGATTTGTTGTTGCCTGCGGTAGCAGGAATACTAACTCCAACAATCCCGGATTTGTCAACTTTAAAAGTTTTTTCGTAGACCACTTTCTCCTCGTTGTCGCTGAGTAAAGTAAACTCTATTTCCGCCGAAGTTTGAGGAACATAGACAAAAATTGTGGGAGAATCTGTTAGAGTTAAACCGATATTAGTTGGAGGCACTAAAGGAGTAATAGATAAACCCGCTGGACAAAGCTTGCTGCCGCGATGTGTCCCTCCTTGTCGGTTGGCGGGGGCTGTTACGTTGGGAGGCTTGAAATTAACATTTTGACTCAGCAGAAGTGGCTGGGATTGTGCGCGCATCGGTGCAAGTGAACTGGGCACAGTAGCTGCGAGCGCAGATACAGCGACCGCAAGTGTAGCCCGATGTAGAAAACGTTTCATTTTGTTGTACCTTTCACTATAATTGCAAACACAGGCATTCGCTGAGGGCGACAAATATTTTTGAGCTGCTAGTCGAGGGCGCAGATACACAATTTAAACCTTGACATATCATCAATAACATTAATTAATTCGATCGGCAACTGGATTGCGTCCGAAAAATCAGGTTGCTTAGGTTGCGAGTATCAATGGATAGAGTTGCTCGCGGCGAAGTGTAAAAATTTGTTACAAAGCGGTCGGAGTTTCCGGGTCTTCTAAGATGGAGGAAATCTCCAGCAGGTGGCAAAGGTGAAACAACTGCGGTTCCAGAAACAAGTCAAATTTATATGCTGGGATAATGAGTAAAATATCTAAAAAAATTCGATCGGCAGCGGCTCAATTGAGTCAAATGTATAAACCATCACTAGCATTGGCTAAGTCTGTATTAATTGCCAGCGCGGCAGTAACATTATCCTTGATAGGGGCCAAACAGCTAGGACTACTCGAACCCATAGAATTAAGCGCTTACGACCAAATGGTGAGGTGGCGTCCCGACGAAAAGCCAGACTCGCGCTTGCTAGTTGTGGGGATTACCGAAGCAGACATTCAGAAACTGAAACAGTGGCCGATATCCGATCGCAAAATAGCTGAAATCTTACAAAAACTAGAAAAAATGCAGCCGGCAGTCATCGGTTTAGATGTACTGCGAGACGTACCTTTAGGAGATGGGCGCGAGGAATTAACTAAAATTTTACAAAAAAGCGATCGCATTATCGGGGTATGTTTAGTCACCGACGGAAGCCCGGACAATCCCGGTTCTCCGCCTGCGCCGGGACTGCCACAAAACCGGGTGGGATTTGCAGATTTCGGAGTCGATCCGGGTGGCATACTCCGCAGGGCTTTATTATTTATGAAACCGCCGACAATGGAGGGCAACTCCTCGGCCCAAAAACATCTTTGTAATGACGACTCTCAAGTTTTATATTCCTTCAACCTCCAGCTAGCACTCCACTACCTGCAAGGGCAAAAAATCTCTCCTAAACTTGCACCAGATCAATCTTTATGGCTGGGAAAAACCCAATTAAAACAACTAGCAAGCAATGACGGAGGATACACAAATGCCGATGTCAGGGGATATCAAATATTAATTAACTATCGTTCCAAGCGGCAAGTCGCCAACCAAGTCAGAATTACGGATGTTTTAGAAGGGAAAGTTGACCCGAATTTAGTTAAAGATAAAATAGTGCTCATCGGTTACACCACAGAAACCGTTAAAGATTTCTTTTATACTCCTTACAGTGGGCGAAAGCAAAGCAACCAATTCATGCCTGGTATCGTGGCACACGCACAAGTAGTCAGCCAAATTTTGAGTGCAGTTTTAGACAACAGACCGATGTTATGGTTTTGGGCGGAATGGGCAGAAATCTTGTGGATTTCGGCATGGTCAATTGTGGGAGGAACCGTGGCCTCGCGGATGGCTCACCCAGTGCAGTTGGCGCTGACATTCGCAGCCATGCTGTGCGGGTGCTGCGCGATCAGCTTTGGGATTTTTCTGTTGGGAGGGTGGGTGCCTGTGGCAGCGCCAGCCTTAGCATTAATCTTAACTGGCGGTAGCATTGTATCAGCAGAGAGATTTAATAAAGCCGGATATGGGAAAGCAATTAGCGATCGAGTAAAACAAGTATTCAAAATCGAAATAGACCAAGCCAAAAAGGAACAGCAAGTCGCAGAGATCACAGAATCTGATTTCTTTAAAGAATTGCAGCAAAAGAAAGATAAACTGAGAATTAGCAAACAAGAAACCTCTCAAAAAGTACCTTCCGAACCCCAAGAAATAACTGCAACTACCCCAGAGCTTCCCAAGGCCGAAAGTCAGACAGACGACTACTTAGCTCAGTTGCAGGAAAAAGCCAAACAGCAGAAGCAGCGCGCCCCCGTGACTGAATCGGAAAGCAGCTCACCAACGGGTGCGATCGAGGCGGGCGGCGGTGCTAGTTCAGCCGAAACTAAACCTGATGACGAGTTCAGCGATTTGCAAACCAAAGCCAAACAGATGCGGCAGCGCAGGGGCGCCCAAAAGAGGATAAAAGATGAAAAAATTGATAGTTTAACAGATAAGGAGGATTTGGGGGGCAAGGAAGAATGACAGACAACTCGACTGCATCATCGAGAATTGCATCATAATGGGTTCTCGCCGTTTCTTACCCTAATACGCAGATCATGTCCAAAATCATCTCTGTCCACTCTTACCGGGGCGGAACTGGCAAATCGAACACGACAGCAAACCTGGCATCTATTATCGCTCGCGACGGAAATCGGGTCGCCATTGTGGACACAGACATTCAATCACCGGGGATTCACGTGCTGTTCGGTTTCAGCGAGAGCAACATGGATCACTGCCTGAACGATTACCTGTGGGGCCGGTGTCCGATCGCGGATACGGCCTACAATGTGAGTTCGCTGCTGCCCAAATTAGCCAGTAACGGCAACCTCTACCTGATTCCTTCGAGCATTAAAGCAGGGGAGATAGCGCGAGTTTTGCGGGAAGGCTACGATGTGGGACTGCTTACCGACGGCTTTCAAGAACTGATCGAGGTTTTGAACTTAGACTACCTATTTATAGACACGCACCCGGGGCTCAACGAAGAAACCCTCCTCAGCATCACCATTTCCGACATCCTCCTGCTGATTCTGCGTCCGGATCAGCAAGATTTTCAGGGAACGGCTGTCACAGTAGATGTGGCCCGCAAATTAGAAGTTCCCAAGATTTTGATGACGATCAATAAAGCCCCAGAATCCCTGGATTTCGAGGATTTGAAGCAGCAAGTAGAGAGTATTTACAACATCCCAGTGGCAGGGGTACTGCCCCACAGCGACCAGATGATGCTGCTCGCCAGCAAGGGAGTGTTTGTGCTGCACTTCCCTAACGACCCTCTAACTAAGGTTGTGGAAAGGATTGCGAAACAGATTGTGGGATAATTTGTGCAGCGAATGCCGATCGCCCGCCCAGAAGTTTCACTTTCGCTCTGAATTCTTGCGGAGCGATGTCCTCCTGCGTATCCGGCTGCTAGCGGCGGAGGAACTTTTAAAGCCGACAATATTTGGTTAAAGAGTCAGGAGAATGGCGACAAAATGAGATACAAATAGATTATGAGAATTTGTTAAAAAACTTTAGGAGGAGAACTCATGGATTTTGACTTCCGCATACTAATAGTATTGATGCCCGTATTGTTGGCGGGCGGCTGGGCTGCCTACAACATCGGCAGTATAGCTCTCAAACAAGTGCAGAAATTTTTGAACAAGCAAGCTTAAACTCAGCCTCTTTTCAGGTAATTCCTCAGCCGACTGTTTTTTGAGATACAAAAACAGCCGGCTGATTTGTGCATTGGCTCTGCTTAAGTAATGGCTGATTTTTGGTGGGCAATTTACGACTGCAGAGAGATGGGGCGAAAAGAAAAGAGAAGTTAGATTTAAAAATTAAGCAGAAACCGGGTGCGCTCAAGCCAAATACTTTGTTCCAGCAAACGATCCTGGGTAAAAAAACCTAGCTGTGAAAGCAGGGCGATCGCGTAACTCCAGATTGTGATGTTTTGAACTCTAGTCATAACTCCTGAGTAGAGTCCCATAAAAATATTTGGTAAGCACGTTATCGCAGAAAATATGAGACAATCACAAAAGTATTTGCCCTGACAATCGCCCTAAAAACTGCGAAGTTTAACGGGTAGGGAAGATAGGTCAAATTGTCAATGTTAAATTCCTATATCTTTAGATAGATTATGCTTTTTCCCCGATCGAGCGGCATACTACTCCACCCCACATCCTTTCCCAGTCGATTTGGCATTGGGGACATGGGAATAGAAGCATATCGCTTTATTGACTTTTTAGTTGAGAGCGACCAGCAATACTGGCAGCTATTGCCGCTGGGCCCCACAGGATACGGCAATTCTCCTTATTCGTGCTATTCAGCAATGGCGGGAAATCCCCTGCTAATTAACCCAGAACTGCTGCGGGACGATCAATTGCTCGCAGATGAAGACTTCGCTAATTTGCCAGAATTTCCGCTGGATTATGTAGACTTCGAGCGAGCGATCGCCCTGAAAGTGCCTTTGCTTAAAAAAGCTTGCGAAAACTTCAAAACCAAAGCATCCCCGATCCAGCAAAAAGAATTCTCAGGTTTTTGCGAAAGCAAAGAGAATTGGCTGGAAGATTACGCCTTATTTATGGCACTAAAAGATCACTTTGGCGGTGTTAGCTGGAACAATTGGGAACCAGAAATTGCCCGTCGAGAACCAAAGTCCCTAGAGAAGTGGCGCCAGCAGCTAAATGCTGAGATTTATTACTACAAATACGTCCAGTTTGAGTTTTTTCGCCAATGGACGGAGTTGAAACGCTATGCTAATATGCGGGACATTAAAATTATTGGGGATATTCCGATTTATGTAGCTCACGACAGCGCGGATGTATGGTCTCATCCAGAAATATTTTGCTTGGATGAAGCCACCGGAGAACCAGCTTTAATGGCGGGAGTTCCCCCGGATTACTTCAGCAGTACAGGTCAATTGTGGGGCAACCCCGTCTACAATTGGGAGAAGTTGCAAGCAAATAATTTTGAGTGGTGGGTGGAGCGTTTTGAAGCGATTTTCTCTTATGTAGACGTGACTCGGATCGACCACTTTCGAGGATTTGAGGCTTACTGGGCGGTGAAGCGGGGACAAGAAACTGCTATGTACGGAGAGTGGATTAAAGCGCCGGGAACAGCTTTGTTGGATGTAATTAATGAGAAGTTTGGCAACTTGCCGATTATCGCTGAGGATTTAGGGGTAATTACTCCTGAAGTGGAAGCTTTGCGCGATCGGTTCGAGTTTCCGGGAATGAAGATTTTGCAGTTTGCTTTCGGCGCTGGACCCGACGATCCTTTTTGGCCTTTTAATTACGATCCCAACTGCGTAGTCTACACCGGCACTCACGACAACGACACTACTGTCGGATGGTTCAATCAACTCCAAGACTACCAAAGAGATGAGGTCTATCGTTATTTGGGCTGCATCGATCCCCAGGGAATTCACTGGTCTTTAATCCGCATGGGTTGGATGTCGGTAGCTAATATCGCAATTGTGCCGTATCAAGACTTGTTGGGTTTGGATACAGACGCGCGGATGAATTTTCCTGGGAAAGCAGAGGGAAATTGGGGCTGGCGGTATCGGCCTGAAGCTTTGAATTGGGAAGTGCGCGATCGGCTCAAAACCATGACTTACATCTCCGGGCGCGCTCCTAATAAACAGTGATAGTGGAGAAGGGGTACTTGGTAAGGGGTAAGGGGTAATAGCTAAGAAGTCCATCAAGACGGACATTCTAATTAAAAGCTGTGGACTGCCAGCTATTACCTATTCCCCATTACCCATTAACAATTACCAATTAACACTTACCCTTCATTGTTGGGCGGTGCTGAAGGCTTGAGTTCGTTTGCTTTAAAAACAACTTCTTTGGCGACTCCAGGATCTCCGAGTGGTTCGGCTTGTCCGTTATTAAGAGCAACCATTACCCCGCCGGCGTTACCTGCTACCACTACCAATTGCTTTTGAGCCCCCCAGGTGCGAACAGTCCCTGAAGGCAAAGTTCCTTCAAACTCTGTTTTACCATCGACTTCAACCTGCATCCACGATTCGTCTTTAAAAGTGACGCTTACCATCACTGGTTTATTGCCAGATTTATTTAAATTTTGACCGGTTCTTACTGCTTCGACAGCCTCGTAACTATCCGGTTTCTGATTTTGTGAGGATCTCGATGCCTCAGCAGCTAAACGGGCTTGTTCTTGCTGCCCAAGCGCTAGTTCTTCGGCTCCCGCACCGTTTTTTGCGGTAACAGAACCGCTGATCAACTGAGATAAAACATTGACCGAACAGATAATTAGAAATGTGTAAAAGAGGTAGAGGTGCATCGGCCGCAACTGAGGCCCATCTTGCCAGGATAGCTTCTTTCTCGATCGGGGGGGCGGTTCGATCGGAAAAAATTCGGCAAACTGAGTTCCGTCCAAACCCATTGCTTCAGCGTAGCGCCTGATCAAACCCTGAGTGTAGACGGGTTCGGGAAGTTGGTCTAGTTGACCGTCCTCAATTGCTTGTAGCAGATTCCGCCGAATCATTGTTACCACGGCTACTTTGTCCAAACAAATCGAGTGCTGTTCGCGGTACTGACGGAGTTGAGTTCCAATTTCCGCTAGCTTCTTCTTCTGAGCTGTTTCTGGCTCTTGGGAGTGCAGTTTCTGCTTAGTGGTTTTGAAGAATAAAAACAATAAATTCTTTGTCATATGCTGTGCTCCTGGGAATTTACTGGCACGCTTATTGATGTTAGGTTGACTAGATTCCATAAATAAATAATTTCCGCATCTTCTAGGGGTCGGCAGCAGCCTGGTGGCAATATTGGCGAACCGGGCCGCTGCAATTGAATCGGGCCAATGGCTGTGCGGTGCAGGCGCACCACGGGATATCCCAACAGCTCGGCTGTTCGCCGAATCTGTCGGTTTCTGCCTTCTGAGAGAATGACTTCTAACAGAGTTTCGTCAAGCGCGCGATCGATAACTTTAACTTTCGCGGGCAAAGTTTCTCTGCCGGACAAGATGATGCCCTGACGCCACGTTTGTAGTATGCGTTCCGGGGGATCGCCCCGTACCCAAACCTGATAAGTTTTGGCGATCGAGTGACGCGGATGGGTCAAACAAAATGTCAGCTTACCATCATTGGTAAGCAAGAGGGCGCCGGTGGAATCTGCATCTAAGCGTCCTACGGGGTGGATGCCTTGACCGGAGCGCAGTTGGGGTGGCAGCAAGTCGAGAACTTTCGATCGGGCCCTTGGATCGCTGCACGTAGAAACTACGCCTGCCGGTTTGTTGAGCAACAGATAGACTTTTGCGGGTCGATCCGTTGGTTTCACCGGGACTCCATCGACTTGGATGAGATCGCGATCGGGATTCGCTTTTTCTCCTAAGCGAACAATATTGCCATTAACTCGGACTCGTCCAGCTACAATCATCTGTTCTGCAAGACGGCGAGAGGCAATGCCCCACTGGGCGAGGATTTTTTGCAGCCTTTCATCAGACATGACGGGAGTGTGGAAATCCCCAACGAGCCAACGGTGGGGAGGAAACACGACACGGTTAATTGATTAACCGTACTAGCAATGCTCAATTCCTGTTTGGGAATAAATTATAATGCTGACCAATTATTACAGGACGCCCGGCAAGAGTGCAGATTGTCCTTGTGCCCGGTGCAGATTGTCCTGATGGCATTACCCTGAATGCTGTGCAAAAACTACGAGGAAAAGACTCGCGGCAGGCACAGGTTTGCACCGTTGGTTTGCGGCTGGTTTGAAAGGTTTGGGTCTGACCCGACCATAAACCAACACTACCATAAATCCCGTACTCCTGGTTAAATTTATACGCTCGATCGCGAATTTTTCAGCGGGATCGCACAACTCGTGAATTACGCCAATATCCCAAGGGGGGAAAGGTGAGAATTTTTCTGCTTCTGGCGTTGCTGATCCCAGATTTCTGCTTGGTTTTGGAGTTAATCGGACTTGTGTTCATGAACCCGGTTTCTAAGGAAAATCAGAGGTTGACAGCGGTCTATCTGTGCAGAAACCGGGTTTTTGAGGCCGGATGTGCAAGTTCTAGTTAAATTTCTGTGCTTGAATATTAAGGTTTATATTCTGAAATTGTTTATGACTCTCGATCGAAACTCTCTTCAATTTGACAATAGAGATGGGGCTGGTGGCTCTGGTGGGACTGTTAATCTCGGCGAGGAGCCGGGGAGACCTTCGCCGAGTCAAGGCAGCCGGATCGCGAGCGCCGTGCTGTCTCCGGCGGTGCAGTTGTGGCTGCGATCGCAAGTTCAGCAGGTGGACGAGTTGAAGGTGAAAATTGAGGGGAGCGATCGACAAATCTTCAGCGGTGCGATCCCCAAAGTAACGGCTGCAGCTCGCGGTGCTGTGTATAAAGGACTACACCTAACTGAAGTTGCCATAGAGGGCTGTGGCATTCGCATCAACCTCGGTCAAGCTCTCAAAGGCCAACCGCTGCGCCTCCTAGAATCCGTTCCCGTGACAGGCGTTTTGAGGCTTCGTCAAGCGGATTTGAATGCGTCCCTGAAAGCCCCTTTGCTTGCTGATGCTTTGAGCGAATTTTTGCTGCCCCTGCTGCCACTGACAGATAGGGAACAGTCGCTGAAGTTGCAAAATTCGCAGATTGCTATTGAGGCGGGTTTGTTGACGCTTTCGGCGGCAATTTTGCGCGCTGGCGGTAGGCAAATTTCTTTTGTACTGCGGACTGGTTTGCGGATAGCCAGCGGTCGCGAATTAATGTTTGAAGCACCAGAAATCGAAATGGATGGAGAATTAAAGAGCAGTGATTTCAATGGTTTTAAAATTGATTTTGGGCCGGAAGTTGAGATAGAAGAGTTGATTTTGAGTCCGGGGGAGATTGTTTGTCGGGGAGGAATTAGAGTTTTGCCTTAGTTAATTAACAGTTAACAGTTAACAGTTGACTTTAACCTGGTTCTTCGGTAGAGCCTGGGAATACATACCCCACGCCCAATGCCCAATTCCCCATGCCCAATTCCCCATGCCCAATTCCCAATTACCGATTAATTAAAAAAGAGTCGATCGCCGGCAACAGTAAAGTGACAAAATAGTAGACTAACGGTGCGGTAAAAACATAACTGTCGGTGCGATCGAGAATGCCACCGTGACCGGGGATCAACTGTCCCGAATCCTTAACACCGGCGTCTCGCTTCATCATCGACTCAGTTAAATCTCCCAACAGACTAGCAACGCCAATCAACAGACCAAAAGCAGGCCCAGTATACGGCCACCCCGGCCAGTTTAAATACCAAGACCCAGCGACTGCCACGGCGATGCTGCCGCAAACTCCAAATACGGCACCTTCAACGGTCTTTTTGGGGCTAATGTGGGACAGGCTAGTGCGGCCGAAGAATTTGCCGACAAAATAAGCCCCAATGTCAGCGGCCCAGATGCAGAGGAAAGCCAGCAGCAGCGAAGTCAATCCTAAAGATATGCTGCTGGAATTTGTCCAAGACGGTGGCGAGTAAATGTTAATCGGCAAATTGCTTGCTACTGCTTGCCCCAGTTCAGTTGTAGCAAGATTGGCTGGGTCGAGTCCGACTCGCAGCCGTATCCAATAGCTGGGCAAATAACCGCCGTAGAACAATCCTAAAATTGAGGAGGCAATATCGGCGATCGTCGATAATTTAGGTTGGAATAACAGGTAGAAACAGATTAAGGTTCCCGCTAAGGGGAACATGGCATCTACGAGTTCCGGTGCTAGGGCGGCAGTAATTAAGAGGCCTTGACTGACGGCTAAGGTAGTTTTGGCAGCGGGTGCAATGCCTTTAGCCCTGGCTAATTGAAAATATTCCAATTGACCTAGGTAGACGATGACTCCAAAGCCGACGGTGAAGTACCATCCCCCCATAATAATCATTCCCAAAGCAAGGGCGATCGCAACTATTCCACTCAGGATACGAGACCAAGGCATAAAATGAATTTCTCTTGCAGACGGCGGGGGGTGATTCGATTTTGGATGTTAAATATTGGATGTTGGATGTTGGATTTTTCTAGAGCCCGAGTTGATCCCTTGCACAGCTAACCCCCATCCCCCATCGGTCATCCAAAATCTCAAGTCAGGCGGTCAATCCAGCTATGGTCGCCCTTATTCTAAGTATGAAGGTTAAGTGAACTTAAAAAAGATTAAGAATTACATAATTAATCCGTGTGTCCGTGTCAAAATTCGTGTCGTGCCTTCTTCTTGCTTCTAATCGAGCTTTTCGCCGCTGAGAATAAATATGGGATTGACGGCGGCAAAGGTTTGACTGAGGCCGCGAGTCTCCAAGCGGTTAACGGCGGACTGGACTACTTCGATGTTGCGGACTTGTAACTCGGCAAACCCTTCGGAAAGGGCGTAAAGATTCTCTAAATTCGATGCTGTGGCGACAACTCTACCGTGGGGTGGCAAGTACCGCCAGACTTCTTGGAGAATGGCTTTAATGGGGCGACCTCCTTCGATGCAGACTCGGTGGGGGGGTTGGGGCAGGTTTGCAAGGCATTCCGGCGCACTGCCTTCTATGACTTCTACGTTGTTGAGCTCGAATCGATCGCAATTTCTGCGAATCAAGCTTGCTACTTCTTCGTCCCTTTCGACGGCAATAATCCGACCTTTGGGACACAGCAAACCTGTTTCTACGGCGATCGTACCAGTACCTGCACCGATGTCCCACACCACTGAATCTGCTTGCAGCCGTAGGTGGGAGATTAACAGCAGTCGGACTTCTCGCTTACTCATGGGAATTCCCGGTAAACGTTCAAATAAGTCATCCGGGATGCCTGGAGTGACGTAGGGCCAAAGCATAGTTATATTTTTGATTTTTGATTTTTGATTGAAGCAAGACGGCAGTTGGAACTCGCGGAAGAAGTAGAAATTCTCCCCATTTCCCCCAAGTCTTAATATTTACTGTCGCACAACCTTGAGAGTTTGGAGGCCGGGATCGCTGCAACCTGTGATTTTTCCGCCGGCGGCCAGGATTTGTTGCAGGTAGTCAACGGCTGCTGGGGTAATGATTTCACCGGGCATCAGGACTGGTATTCCTGGGGGATAGGGACAGATGAGTTCGGCGCTGAGTCGATCGACTGCTTTGTCTGCGGGTACTGTTTCCGCTGGGAAAAAGAAAGCCTCACGGGGGGAAAGGGGGAATAATTCCTCGTAATCAGTTTTGAGTTTTGAATGGGGCGACAGAGGGGGATGGGGAAATGGGGGGATGGGGAGAATCTCGTATTGTTTCTTCCTTCTTCCTTCTTCCTTCTTCCTTCTTCCTTCTAAAAGAGTACAAGCTTTAACTAAATTGTCAATATCTGATTCTGTATTTCCCAAGCTGATAATAAATGTTAGATGTTGCGGCATTGGTAATTCTGCCGTGACGCCGAGTTGAGAGTGCAGAATATCATCGGCGGTAAATCCTGTGATTCCTAAACCTGATACTTTTACGGTTAGCCGGGTTCGATCTAATGCTGCAAAACCCGGTGTATTTAACGGTTCTAAAACTGATAAGCCGGGAATTTGACTGATGCGCGATCGCGCTTTTTCTGCTATCTGTAAAGTTTGCGCCATTAATTCTTTGCCGTGGAGTGCGATTTGTTGGCGGGCGGCGTCTAGGGATGCTAATAATAAGTAGCTGGGACTGGTAGATTGTACTAGCTGCAATGCTCTATTTAATTTTTGGATATCTATGCGATCGCCCTTGATGTGCAGCATCGATGCTTGTGTCATTGCACCGAGGGTTTTGTGGATTGATTGTACTGTTAAATCGGCACCGGCTGATAGTGCTGGTTCTGGCAAGTTTGGATGAAAGTTAAAGTGCGCGCCGTGGGCTTCGTCTACTAATAACGGTATGTTGTATTGATGGGTAATTTGGGCGATCGCCCGCAAATCCCCGCAGACGCCGTGATAGGTTGGGTAAACTATCATTACTGCTTTGGCGTCGGGATGTTGTTCTAATGCGGAGGCTGTGGCTTCTGGGGTGATGCTGTTGGCAATATCCCAATCCGGATTGTACTCGGGACTGACAAAAATTGGAATTGCACCGGATAAAATCAAACCTGAAATCGCCGATGAGTGGATATTTCGAGGCAAGATAATTTTATCGCCGGGGCCGCAAGTTGCTAAGATGGCGGCGATAATTCCGCAAGTCGAACCGTTAGCCAAAAACCGAGTTGATTGGGCTCCAAATGCTGCGGCGGCTAAGTCTTGAGCTTCGGCAATTGCACCTTCTGGATTAAAGAGATTATCTAATTCCGGCAATTCCGGCAAATCCGATCGAAATACTGTCGCACCGAATAAGTCAATTAGGGGTTGAGAGATTCCTTGTCCGCGTTTATGTCCGGGGGCATAAAATGGGGCGTGTGGCTGATTTGTGCGATCGCGCAAAGCATCTAATAGGGGAGTTTTTGTTTGAGAGTTTGCTGGTGACACGATTAATCTTGATTGCTGTATTTGATATCTAAGTAGAGCGGTAGGAAAAAACCATAATATCTTGTAGGGA includes:
- the cbiT gene encoding precorrin-6Y C5,15-methyltransferase subunit CbiT, with the protein product MLWPYVTPGIPDDLFERLPGIPMSKREVRLLLISHLRLQADSVVWDIGAGTGTIAVETGLLCPKGRIIAVERDEEVASLIRRNCDRFELNNVEVIEGSAPECLANLPQPPHRVCIEGGRPIKAILQEVWRYLPPHGRVVATASNLENLYALSEGFAELQVRNIEVVQSAVNRLETRGLSQTFAAVNPIFILSGEKLD
- a CDS encoding aminotransferase class I/II-fold pyridoxal phosphate-dependent enzyme, whose protein sequence is MGRAREYSKKLPENIGTGSTSPYKILWFFPTALLRYQIQQSRLIVSPANSQTKTPLLDALRDRTNQPHAPFYAPGHKRGQGISQPLIDLFGATVFRSDLPELPELDNLFNPEGAIAEAQDLAAAAFGAQSTRFLANGSTCGIIAAILATCGPGDKIILPRNIHSSAISGLILSGAIPIFVSPEYNPDWDIANSITPEATASALEQHPDAKAVMIVYPTYHGVCGDLRAIAQITHQYNIPLLVDEAHGAHFNFHPNLPEPALSAGADLTVQSIHKTLGAMTQASMLHIKGDRIDIQKLNRALQLVQSTSPSYLLLASLDAARQQIALHGKELMAQTLQIAEKARSRISQIPGLSVLEPLNTPGFAALDRTRLTVKVSGLGITGFTADDILHSQLGVTAELPMPQHLTFIISLGNTESDIDNLVKACTLLEGRRKKEEGRRKKQYEILPIPPFPHPPLSPHSKLKTDYEELFPLSPREAFFFPAETVPADKAVDRLSAELICPYPPGIPVLMPGEIITPAAVDYLQQILAAGGKITGCSDPGLQTLKVVRQ